In Lycium ferocissimum isolate CSIRO_LF1 chromosome 7, AGI_CSIRO_Lferr_CH_V1, whole genome shotgun sequence, the sequence AAAAGCAAATCtgttaggaaaaatgaccaaagATATACACCAGCATGGTTAATGCAGGtcccttttttcctttcttttcccaGTTTTAACAGTGCAGAAAGAGTATGAATTGACTGATTGGTTTCCAGTTTCAATAGTAAACAGCCAGCCAGAAAGACAATCacagaaagcaaaaaaaaaaaaatcacggaCATACAAGTTATAAAGGATGATAGAAGAACAAAGATAAAAGGTGAAAGTCTTCACATTAGCCATGGAGTGAATTATTAGAAACAAGGGGCTTCCTGAACATGCATTtagaaattggaaaaagaattaaaaatctTGGGTAGTACCAGGGATATCATCCCATCAGCCCACGTGACTTCGATGTCTCCATCTCTGAGTCCAGTGATATTCCCAACCCAAGAGAGATTTGAAAATTCGGAACAAGTATCATCACTTGGACCGGCTTCTGCTTCATTGCATCTCGAATGCTTTTGCTCATCTTCTTCGGCTTCAATTGGAACCAACAAATTTTCTGATTCTTCTGTAGATTTCACAACAGCACCCACTTTTGCTGGTAGAGAAACAGGTAACAAACGAACAACAACGTCACCGTAACAATAGTCATAGTCAGGATGCCCCTCGAGCTCATATACACTGACCACTTCCTCTTTGTCAAACTCCTTGGGGTCCTCTGCCCTGGTAACTAGCTTTAACCACCTCACAGAAGCTGTACGTTCCTTTGCATTAACACTTTTCACAACCCCAACACGCCTAACATCATTAGCATCGTCAGCATCATCAGCAGCTTTCTCTATGACATACTGTTCAGCAACAAATTCATGATCTCCGGGGCTCTCAATAGGGATCAAGGATGTAGATTCCAAACCTCTTCCTATTTTTCCATCCTGCCAGGCAACATCAACAGAAGTCCTAGTATTCACAATTAGAAGAGctctttcaaaattttcctctttcttacGTGCCTTTTTATCTCTCCTAACCACAACTTTGCGGATCTTTTTACGATGAAGGGGCCATGACTCTTGGCCTGATTCCTTGGGAACTGACAGTGAATTAGCACATGTACTGGACTCTGCAAGGGAATCATGCTCTAAAGTTTCACAATTGCCATCCACAGAAGATTCCACATCATTTTCCATACATTCACTATTCCCTGTTGATTCCTCCAAATTGACAACTTCTGAATCACAATCTGCTAAAGATTGAGAAGACTCTGATACAGTTTTGGTGGAGTCACTAAGTTGTAATTTTGACAATTGCTTGTCCAAGGCAAAAGATGATGAAGGAAGAAGACACCAGTCACCTAGTTGCCAGCTTGCATGAGAAAAGCAGGACATCAGTTTCAAGTTCTTCGGATTTTGTTCTTCAGCTGGAGTAGTGGAGGAATTGGGTCCAAATCCAGCAGATGCAATCCAGTAGATGAAAACAGAACCAACAGTAACTTTAGTTACTGTACCTTCTAACCTATTTGCTTTCCACAAGCCAGATAACCATCTGGAGTTCTTGAAAACTGATGATGAGCTTGCTTTTACACGCTGACCAGGATAGAAAGGAAAATGTCCATCTTCAAGGCCATTCCTACCAACTGGTTTAAGACGTAAAGGGTCAGCCTTCATAACTTTACATACAGAACCATCATCAAACATCACAGTGACATTATCAAAAACATCATCAATCCTACCCAACCAAGGGCCAAGGACAACATAATCACCAACTGTAAAATCCCGAACACGTTTCAAATCCCTAGATgagacatttttaaacatagaTCCATCATGCGCTAACAAATCTACGGATATATTGATATCAACCACCAGTCCTACTTGACCTGTTGGATCAGAAGCTGCAGCAACATAATCACCCTGTAGAAATCCTCTGTCgacaacaatgacattattaatACTCTCTGTTGACTCAGTCTCATCCATCCAGAGGACTCGAACATGGTCTGCGACAAGCGGATCATTCTTATAGTTACTACGGTCTTTGTTCCCATCATTAGTTTCCTCGGCCTTTTCATTGTTATCCCTATCCTCTTCTGTGTtggaatcaccatcatcatcatcatcataatgaacaccaccaccatcatcatcgtcatcgtcTTCTTCTCCATCATCCTCAtcctcatcttcatcatcagttAAGCTGCTATCTGAATCTGAGTCACCAGCAACCTCGGTGACTATCCCAATCTTCTCATCAGTTTTGCTTTTCACAACAtcttgtctatatatataggAAACATTCTCTAAGTTCCGGAGAATCTCCCCCGGCTTGCATTCTGATCTAACTTTTGGATCAAAGCTAGCCCCATTTGCTAAAGAATCGCCTTCTGTCAAATTGCTATATTTGTTTGCATTTGTGGTGGGCTCAGCATCATGATGTCGGCCAGCTTCCATCtaacaatcacaaacaagaaGACCATAAAAAATTCATTCAAAAAccttaggtttttttttttttttttttttttacattggcAACATTCAAAAACCTTAGTATCCATCCCATAATTcagaaaaatatcaaatttgCGAATGAGACTATTCACTTGTTTTGGTTTATGCAAAAGAAGACAACCTTTATAACCTGCTTCATTAAAAACAAAACCTTATAACCTGACCATTTTGACCAAAAATATCCGAGATAAAAACTACTAATAAATCTATCAGTGCTAAGCAAATatgaaacaacaaaaataatcaattaaaaaaaaacttgttatAACTCCGAATATTCAGTTGGATCATTTGAAATATTAGAAAAGAAGCCCATTCATTTTTAACAAGGAAAAAGTACAACCCCACTCATAAAAGCAACTTCACCGCAATGCAATACACTACAATCGCAAATTTTTAGTGTCCCTTCGAGAACAACACCACATCATTCTCAAGCTCAAACAAAGCACaatcatgatatgaaatgaaacTCTGTCTATATTATAATACCAATGACTCAGTCAAATTATCTTATGTACCTATTAAAAAGAAACAACACTAACCAAATGAACCCCCTTAGGGCTAGCTTAGAGCTGTGAAAATTGACTAATTTATAGAAGAGTCACCATATACACATGGCCCAGAACAACTAAATAGTTAAACTCACCTCACCCTAATTTCCTGATTAAAAATAGAACTAATAAAAAAAGGTTCAAATACAGTTTCTGGtaaaaaaattcatctttttctcAGATTCCTACATCAGCCAAACACAGCCTCCATCCAAATCCAATCATGTAACCCTAGCTTCAATTTACCAAAATAACCCGATCATTCCTCAAAATTTTCCATCAACCAGCCAAAAGAAGCTGGAAACATCACATTGAGATCAAAATATTCCCCCGTACATCAAAATCCAACTGAATAAACCGCTAAAAAATCTATACACAtaacaaaaaagtaaaaaatgaatttaatcTCTTTATCCATTCCATTCAATTTCAACAATGTCAATGAGGATAACGAATATACCTTTGGAATCGGAGAATTAATTAACAGATACAAAGGACCTACCAAGCTGGAAGTTATTGCGATTGTATTATTTGGAATGAACGGCTATCTCTTTGATGGTCTATTGATCGTcaatgtgtgtgtatatatatatgtgcgtgtgTTTAATTTGTATATTCTTCAACATTCCTAAGAATGTGAGCTAAAACGGTGAACAGAACTAAGCCGTGAGGTGAGGGGCAATATTGTCATTACGTGCCGTATAAGTCTTTTTGATGGTATTGGTCGTCTTAAATTACCCAATTTACCCctcatctttttcttcttttgacaaATCACACTGGGTTGTTTGGTACGCAAACTAAATTATTTTGGGATTATAATTTTAGGATTATAGTACGGAGGCTAATTTATGCATCTGGAAAGTTGGATAAAATATCTTAAAATTTGATTGAATAAGGTGGGATATTCCAAAATTAAGTTTGTgattaattttctcaaaatattaattttactaAATAGAAtatgaaattgtataaaattaATCTCAAACTTAATTCGATATCCCGCCTTATCCAGGGTACCAAACGACTCATTTAtatttgatttatttgtttataataaattttatccttttttctGTTGACATATTCTGATTGTGCTATTAGTATTTTTATGTCCAGTTAGAATATCTCTCTTGCTGAAAAAAGTATAATACTTTTCTTAAAAGATTGGAAGAAGCAAGCCAATTTTGTTACAAAATCCATTTCCCTCAACAAGTTAAGTATATTATTTAACGTAGTGGTGAATCAAATAGTTTGCTTGGTTTTGATTAATTCAAGGTCCACACATATTGttgatttataaataatttacttatttttctccttactttgaaatatttgattcaATTATAAGATTCCTCCATAttacccttttatttttttgatgtaaAATCTAATGAAAAGTTGAGTTTCAATCTTATGTTTTTGAGTTTTTAACTTATTTATGAGGAAAATCAACTAACTACAATTATGACGAACATTGCTATTCTAGTAATAGTAGCAGAATGAATGAAAGATAATTCAAAAATAACAAAGCTATTCTCTTATGATGACAAATtccaaaatccaaaaataaCAAAGCTATTCTCTTATGATGACAAATCTAGTAAAAACAACGCACATTACGGAATTGATAGatgaaaagtaaaaataaaaacattttcaaattTAAGTTTGGCTCCTCTCCGTCTAAAAGTAATAAATTTGTTTTGCCAAAAATAATTTGGCACTTAAATTGTTCCAAAACATGTTGTTGACTTATTGGGACACCACTTGTTTGAGCAAGATGACTCCAAAAactaaaataggaaaatatgaggaagaaatcaagaaaataaaaacactaTTACTTTTAGGGCTAGTTTGGTAAGCGGGATAAGATGGGATATTCAGGATTAAATATGAGATAAAATTTGTACGGAGTTTGATTGACGATATAAATTTAAACTGACAACCAAACACAATATAAATCTTATCTCATGCTATTCTGAATACCCAAACTAATCCCATTAAACTTGAGAATATTTTGTCCAACCTCCTTGGTGGAATAAATTAGTCCCGTAATTATAATTTCAGGACTACAATTACGGAATAAATTAGTCTGTGAACTAAATGACCCCTAGCAAGGGAGTTGTTACGTGCATAATAATTGCAAGAAACAACCATAGTGAGTCAAATTAAGACAAACAAACTGAAATAGAAAAAGTATTGgcaatcttttttattttttattttattttgctaaGAGTACTAGCAATCTTATTATTATGCTATGTGACTTCtggaatttcattttttatttttaggaaaaaccTTTAGCTTATGAAAGCTTAAATTCAATTTTTCGTGTCACTCTTcaattatcaaaaaataaattaacgtGGTTACCTTTGAATTACCTAAGAGGCTAAAAAATTAAAGTATTTAAATAAAACCGTGgtttaagaaaaacaaaatgatttttcaaaaaacagaAGTGTTAAATATTTATGACGAATCCTTGTTAAAGGAAAACAGGAGGACTAACAGTAGCTTTTTGTCCCTGtgaaatttcttcttttccgGTTAAATACTTATGACGTCATAGATAAATAATTAACACTGAAATCGTTGTTAAAGAAAAAGAGGAGGACTAATATCTTTTTGTTTGTTGAATTAGCAGATTTGTAGAGCTGTAAATTTCTTGATCGAAGATGATCGTTTGCGTTGCCGTCGTCGGTCACCAGGTACTCCAACTCTCCGTTTTTTCTTTCAACAACTGAATTAGACATATTATTGTTGACATTTTCATTTTTGTGATTGGGATGGACAGAACAATCCGCTTTACATACAGAGTTTCACTGAAGCAGATGATGCCCTAAAACTTCATCACATTGTCCATTGCTCCCTTGATGTTGTCGATGAACGAGGTTTGTTTCTATTTCTCCCAATTATATAATTTGCTGATCTAGCTTACACTTATAGTATCACTTGATCTGACTCCTTCAAATTTTGCACTACTTGATTTTAGCTATAAGAAAACAACTTAATTTAgcaatgaaataatttacacTTGAATTCTGCCTATGGTTTGTGTCGATTTGGAAATCATTATTAGGGTTTTTTGGGGCAAAATGTGCATAGTTAGAGCCAGTCATAGCTGATTTGTTTGTTCATTTAGGAGATTCTTCCTTAGATTGTAAAGCCAACTACTTTCAATAACATATGAGTCAGAATAGGGTAGAATGATTTAGGTATATGCTTTTGTGAAGCTaaaaatttttatttgattatctCTGGTGAAATGCAATTGAATTGCAGAAACAGAAAACATAATCAGGAAACTTTCCTTCTTGAATAGTCCTATAAGGTGTGATTGCtgtggaaaaaagaaaatattgaaaagtagcatatgagttggAAGGCCTTCTCCATATAATACATCCTTTTTACTTAtcaaaaagaaagggaaaaagatgGTACCATTTTGTCAAACGTCAAGTCCGATACTCCAATTACTAAGTCggtaagaaaaaatcaaaatacttgGACAGTGAATAGCAGCTGGGGACTATTCTTAGATAGTCTCCACATTTTAATCTAGTTAATGGACCACACTATTAGATCTTTAAATTACTGAATGGCAGCAGAGACTTTTCTTGTTAGATttgattcttgtgttgtatTATGTGGAAACTAAAAGGAAGCTGCTGCAGATGGAGCTGTTAATTGTAAACATAATCATGATCCTGACCTACTACGGCTTCATGACTAAAGTCTTAGGTTACCAGATAAAAATTGGACAGTCAAACAACTACTGACTGACCGTTCCACTAGCTACTACTTGACCTATCAGACATCCTGTTTTTCTTGGACAGATTTGCTCTTTAATAGGAAAAAGAGGTTTTACTCAGAAATCGTGGAGAATGGATTGTGTTACAGAGTTCTTATCACTTGATTGTACTTTATGGACTTGTATATTTTCTAGCCATTTATTCTTTTCCTGAGGATTTTGCGTAATTAACATATCTTGATATCAAAATTTGGTTAGCATCTGGTTTCTTTTTGACAATTCATCTGTTGTCTATTGCAGTGAACAATCCAAAAAAATCCAGCCCCACTCTGAACGAGACATTTCTTGGCCTGCTATATCCAACTGAAAACTACAAAGTGTGAGTAATACTTACTTGTGCTTAATTTTTCTTCATAGAGAAACTTTTCTTTTGGTGATTGGTGGAATTGGTGCTATGATTTTTGAGCCATGTTATATTAACTCTTGATTTTCATTAATATATCTGCATAAAATGGGTATGGCATGGTGTAGCTGCTTCAGATTGATCTTTTAAAATACGCCAAAAAACTTGCTTAGAAATGGATGTAGCCCATACCGAATGAGTAACTGTAGATGCACTGAATATGAACCATAGTACCAGAGTCTACTTAACATAGCCTTTGTGAATATATAAGATCATCGACATTTAACCCTGTCTTTCCCCATGTGCTATTATATAACTGATAATATGTTTACAGGTATGGTTATTTGACTAATACAAAAGTGAAACTCATATTGGTCACAACAGATCTTGATGTTCGAGATGCCGATGTGAGAAATGTAAGTGCTAATTCTCTCCTTGTTTTGCTCTTGCATTGGTTGATTTGCTTCCTCTTTCCCTGTTCAAAACCAACATATCTGCTACTATTGAAGCATAATgcattttttatataaagtaaTAAATGTAGTGATTTGAGGTTGACAAAAATCTGAAAGAAGTAAAATTATTCATCTTCTTTCTGACTTGGGTTCTGAAATGATTTGTATTTAGGAATACAAAGTTCTTGGAAGCCTTTTGTCTTCTTTAGTGCTTATGACAGAAAATGAATATCTGAAAACTATGTGTCGacccattttggtatattctgcAAAACAGACAGTTAAAACATGGACAATTAGACTCCTCTTGTGTCTGAGATCCTTTAGCATGCAccttgctttaaaaaaaaaaaaaaaaaaaagaggcacgCATCTTGTTACGTTTGATGATTTGTCTCTTTCACACAATTTGTTGTTGGTAACTCTTTGACGAGCTACTCAGATATTATCATTGTTTGCATTATTCCACTCTTTGTCGCTTGAGGCCGTTCAATCTTGTTCTCTAAAATCAAGTGATCTGTATATGTGTCTGTTGCGAAAGAAGTCAGAGCCTGTTTTACCTGATATCGTGAAATGGAATAGAAACTATAATTTCGCTGAGTCTCCTTTGTGGTTTATTAGGATAACTTTCGTTTATCATGGTGTGTTGTTAACATGTCTTCATCTAAACAGTAGCTATTTCCTTAAATTGGCAAACTTTCATGTAAAGAGTAAAGGCATAACTCCTATGTTAAACAGAGTGAAGCATTGAtagattattgttgttatcACATTCTTACAAATCAGTGCACTTAGGAAAACATTACCGATTGTAGAACCAAAGTTTATTTATGTCTGAACTGTTAAGACAATCTAGTGTCCCAGGTTTGCTACTGTGATATGTTGCACAAACAGCTATACCAGTTTGCAATTTGCCAAAGGATCAGTTTTCCACTGTAAAAAACACTAATGCAGTTCCTAGTACATAAAACCACATTAATGTATTTTATGGCACAGAGAACGGACACACAGTTTCCCAGTGTAAAACACAAAGGCACCATCATCATAATAAATGAACAACTGTAAACGAGATAATTTTATGATTTATCCACCAATTTGGTTAATATTCCCTCTACAGGAAAACCGGGACATAGGGAAATGAGAAAACATCGTTTGAATGATACCAATGGCTATATGTCCAAGAAATACTGTTGAAGCACATTATGTTTAAGATGTTCTACAGTATGATGTATGTGTAGTTAGCCTTTAGCATAGCAGATtgcttaattatttttttcttttggtgaaaACAGTTTTTCAGGAAATTTCACGCCGCATATGTTGATGCTGTGTCGAATCCATTTCACGTTCCTGGCAAAAAGATAACATCCAGAACTTTCGCTGAAAGGGTTAGCACTATCGTCAAATCCTTTGGTTTGAGTTCAGCTAGTTGAATGACTGCTTTCAAAGTCATTTTGCAAGGCACTCCAGTGTACCTCTACCCCAAGCCGATGAACAAAATAAGGATGAATTAGCATATTTTTGCAAACTAGCTGAAGGGTATTCGTCAGATTTGCTACTTCGCATGATAGTAACCAAAATAGATAAGTACATCCGTGTATTCCGTTTTATTGATTTTAAGATTTACTGAACTATAGTGTGGATTAGGTAATTACTGGTTTTATTGAGTAGTCATATGTACTTGCAAGACAGTTGTGTTTGTTCAATAGAAGATATTTTCCATAACTCCATCATAAACAGTTACTCTAATATTCTGCTCAGGCTCGTAGGAGAACGCTTGATACCAGCAGTTTCATAATCTCTTCTTATCCAATTTTTTCCCTCATCTTAACAAAAATGAGATTATACTAGTGCAGAAAGACTTAATATTGTTGGCAACACGTTGAGTACATATTATTTCGACTGAAATTCTTTCAGGAAATAAAATGTGAAACATGAGGTTAATCGGTTACTGGAAATTTAGAATGATGAAGTATAAGTTATGTGCGTTGACAATGTGTAAATTTTTGATACTATCAGATTTAAGTGATCGACAACCTTGGTTATTTTTCATAGCAAGATGATATGATGACTTAGAAAATAGAATAATAACATGCTATATCAAGTTAAATTGCATTGATATTGTATAAGTGTATGTAACTTAAATCCATGTGATAATCCTACAAGATTTGGTTTTATTAAAAGCCTCTCTCTACGTTGCTACACTTCCtttatttctcaaattttctggAAATCGAAATGCAAGGACAGCCTCATTGTGCATATTAAGACAGAAGGCAATTCTTGGGTCAAAAGCAAGTTGAGGCTCATTTGTGGAGTAAACATCTCCATTTGCCTTTGATACCAACCATCCATTGGCATGGTCCAATGTGGCATCAATTGCACCATCTCGAATTGCTTTGGCTACAATGTTCTCAGCATCATCAACTGGATTTTCAAAATCCAAGTTTAGTTTCTTGGCAATGTCAGCCAGTGAAATACGAGAGTACGAGGTGCTGATGTTTCTGAGCCCTGTCCTAATGACATTTTGCCTGACCCTGATAACCAAGTTATTTGTTCTGTCTTGGCTAAAAGTGCTGGAAAATTTCTCAGCTACTGTTCTAAATAACTGTAGATCTCCAATACGAATAGCCTGCAAAGACAAATATTATAAAGCTCAGAATCTTATGAGGTGAGAATTGTTCAAGGCTATATAACGAGACAACTTATTCCGTCAACTAATGTGAGACTATTAACAAAACCCTCTCTCCCGCCTCGCCCAAGCTGGATATCTGGAGCGTGAACAACATAAAATGGGAGCCCAACACTGAGTAAGCCGAGAATAGGGATGAGTCTGACTATGATATaatgtaaaaagaaaatgacTCGGGCCTAACTAAGAGACTAACTCGTGATGTGAGAATTGTCCaagaccatataaggagacaACAGTCCATTACCTAACACATCAATGTGCCACATTAGGCGAAATGTCACAAACTGATTTTCTGGTTTGGAGTATTTTTTCAGCTTATAGCTCTAAGCGTTTCATTTTGTAATTGTAAGCTGAAAATATACTGCCCTAccaaattttcaaagtttgATCATTCCATACTCACATTTGTCAGCTCCAAGTATGGTCTCAATGCTTTCTCCATTCTTTTCTGTGTAAAAATAGTCCTCTCAGGGATCTCTCCAAGCAATAAGTGGACTATAATAACCCACTTATTGCATTGTATTTGGAAACCAACTGCAGACATTGGACCTTTCTGGGCTGCTTGCAGAAGAGAATCTTTGGCATCTGTGTACTCTAACTGAATTGTCTTTATCTTACCCTGGTAGAAAAGGTATCTGCAaaactgttaaaaaaaaaaaaaaaaaaaaagtcattgcGGACAGTTCACAGAAATTAAGACATCGATCCATTTACAAGAAGTGAGATTAGCAACCTGGAAATatattgatagtgtaaaaatttTTAAACAATACATGAGCCCCTAGACAAGTTGGTTTAGACAGCATACCTGTTGGTTAGAAAGAGCTTCGACT encodes:
- the LOC132065170 gene encoding probable ubiquitin-conjugating enzyme E2 23 codes for the protein MEAGRHHDAEPTTNANKYSNLTEGDSLANGASFDPKVRSECKPGEILRNLENVSYIYRQDVVKSKTDEKIGIVTEVAGDSDSDSSLTDDEDEDEDDGEEDDDDDDGGGVHYDDDDDGDSNTEEDRDNNEKAEETNDGNKDRSNYKNDPLVADHVRVLWMDETESTESINNVIVVDRGFLQGDYVAAASDPTGQVGLVVDINISVDLLAHDGSMFKNVSSRDLKRVRDFTVGDYVVLGPWLGRIDDVFDNVTVMFDDGSVCKVMKADPLRLKPVGRNGLEDGHFPFYPGQRVKASSSSVFKNSRWLSGLWKANRLEGTVTKVTVGSVFIYWIASAGFGPNSSTTPAEEQNPKNLKLMSCFSHASWQLGDWCLLPSSSFALDKQLSKLQLSDSTKTVSESSQSLADCDSEVVNLEESTGNSECMENDVESSVDGNCETLEHDSLAESSTCANSLSVPKESGQESWPLHRKKIRKVVVRRDKKARKKEENFERALLIVNTRTSVDVAWQDGKIGRGLESTSLIPIESPGDHEFVAEQYVIEKAADDADDANDVRRVGVVKSVNAKERTASVRWLKLVTRAEDPKEFDKEEVVSVYELEGHPDYDYCYGDVVVRLLPVSLPAKVGAVVKSTEESENLLVPIEAEEDEQKHSRCNEAEAGPSDDTCSEFSNLSWVGNITGLRDGDIEVTWADGMISLVGPQAIYVVDRDDDESIAAGSDVGDDAASWETIEDHEREVLGNVEEELGTTNATDISIEDDDGAMATEDSGRNGALAIPLAALGFVTRLASGIFSRGRKQTDSSSLDSRSEDEEREGALARIYTGDESWSQRSGDLDNSPRLPAAEKGEQHDTMEVTELDVIEANLKPGIGNSSDQRDNQTYSFKRFDITTGPYDHHFLGTSGQNNAGRKWLKKVQQDWNILQNNLPDGIYVRVYEDHMDLLRAVIVGAYGTPYQDGLFVFDFHLPPEYPDVPPSAYYHSGGWRINPNLYEEGKVCLSLLNTWTGRGNEVWDPSSSSILQVLVSLQGLVLNSRPYFNEAGYDKQVGTAEGEKNSLSYNENTFLLNCKTMMYLMRKSPKDFEELIREHFRMRGYYILKACDTYMKGFLIGSLRKDASVSSNNSANSNSVGFKLMLAKIVPKLFLALKEIGVECEEFKHLHQL
- the LOC132065173 gene encoding uncharacterized protein LOC132065173; its protein translation is MIVCVAVVGHQNNPLYIQSFTEADDALKLHHIVHCSLDVVDERVNNPKKSSPTLNETFLGLLYPTENYKVYGYLTNTKVKLILVTTDLDVRDADVRNFFRKFHAAYVDAVSNPFHVPGKKITSRTFAERVSTIVKSFGLSSAS